Proteins from one Salarias fasciatus chromosome 14, fSalaFa1.1, whole genome shotgun sequence genomic window:
- the tmprss5 gene encoding transmembrane protease serine 5 isoform X1, whose translation MSLDGDTLSVIENPAAVPHSFHAEKTAGAAGTKGVQGLLKGLHSTTHAHRVARLLAAVCAVGLLGGLVVGVWFLVKLLLKPSSSQSPVGLGDTKETSFCNVTEEISISDPRKVFYRISPENSLLEIQLGKLPTWLPVCYERWNSSLGTLVCRQLGYLRLTKHKGVNLTDIGPNYTDGFIQITSEYRSSLENLWQHRGSCITGKVIALQCFECGTRAKLPRIIGGAEATLGRWPWQVSLYYSNRHTCGGSIITSQWVVTAAHCVHNYRLPQVSSWVVYAGIVTRGSAKMAQQTGHAVEKIIYNKNYNHRSHDSDIALMKLRTPLAFSDTIRPICLPQYDSDPPGGTQCWISGWGYTQPDGVHSPDTLKEAPVPIISAKKCNSSCMYNGEITPRMLCAGYTEGKVDACQGDSGGPLVCQDESVWRLVGVVSWGTGCAEPNHPGVYTKVAEFLGWIYEMMENY comes from the exons ATG AGTCTTGATGGAGACACCTTATCGGTGATTGAAAACCCGGCGGCTGTCCCTCACTCCTTTCACGCAGAGAAAACAGCGGGAGCCGCGGGGACCAAGGGAGTCCAGGGTTTGTTGAAAGGCCTTCACTCAACGACTCATG CTCACAGAGTGGCGCGGCTGCTGGCGGCGGTGTGTGCGGTTGGACTCCTGGGAGGCTTAGTTGTAGGTGTCTGGTTTCTAG tgaagctgctgctgaagccctcctcctctcagagccCGGTGGGGCTCGGCGACACGAAGGAGACGTCCTTCTGCAACGTGACAGAGGAGATTTCCATCTCCGACCCCAGAAAAG TGTTTTACAGGATCAGCCCTGAGAACTCCCTCCTGGAGATCCAGCTGGGGAAGCTGCCCACATGGCTGCCGGTGTGCTACGAGAGGTGGAACTCCTCCCTGGGAACGCTGGTCTGCAGACAACTGGGCTATCTGAG ACTGACCAAGCATAAAGGAGTGAATCTCACGGATATCGGGCCAAACTACACTGACGGCTTTATCCAAATCACCTCCGAATACAGGAGCAGTCTGGAGAATCTGTGGCAGCACAG GGGGAGCTGTATCACCGGGAAGGTGATtgctctgcagtgttttg AGTGCGGGACGCGAGCGAAGCTGCCCAGGATAATCGGGGGAGCGGAGGCCACGCTGGGCAGGTGGCCCTGGCAGGTCAGCCTCTACTATAGCAACCGTCACACCTGCGGAGGCTCCATCATCACCAGTCAATGGGTAGTCACAGCTGCCCACTGCGTGCACAA CTACAGGCTGCCCCAGGTGTCCAGCTGGGTGGTCTACGCCGGCATCGTGACCCGCGGCTCCGCTAAGATGGCTCAGCAGACGGGACACGCCGTGGAGAAGATCATCTACAACAAGAACTACAACCACCGGAGCCACGACAGCGACATCGCCCTGATGAAGCTGCGGACGCCGCTGGCTTTCTCAG ATACCATCAGGCCCATCTGCCTGCCTCAGTACGACTCTGATCCTCCAGGAGGCACACAGTGCTGGATTTCTGGGTGGGGATACACACAGCCCGACGGCG TCCATTCGCCCGACACCCTTAAAGAGGCGCCGGTTCCAATCATAAGCGCCAAGAAGTGCAACAGCTCCTGCATGTACAACGGCGAGATCACGCCACGCATGCTGTGCGCCGGATACACGGAGGGCAAGGTGGACGCCTGTCAG GGAGACAGCGGGGGGCCTCTGGTGTGCCAGGATGAGAGCGTGTGGCGGCTGGTCGGGGTGGTCAGCTGGGGGACGGGCTGCGCCGAGCCCAACCATCCGGGGGTTTACACCAAAGTGGCCGAATTTCTGGGCTGGATCTACGAGATGATGGag AATTACTGA
- the tmprss5 gene encoding transmembrane protease serine 5 isoform X2, which yields MSLFSEAAAEALLLSEPGGARRHEGDVLLQRDRGDFHLRPQKRISPENSLLEIQLGKLPTWLPVCYERWNSSLGTLVCRQLGYLRLTKHKGVNLTDIGPNYTDGFIQITSEYRSSLENLWQHRGSCITGKVIALQCFECGTRAKLPRIIGGAEATLGRWPWQVSLYYSNRHTCGGSIITSQWVVTAAHCVHNYRLPQVSSWVVYAGIVTRGSAKMAQQTGHAVEKIIYNKNYNHRSHDSDIALMKLRTPLAFSDTIRPICLPQYDSDPPGGTQCWISGWGYTQPDGVHSPDTLKEAPVPIISAKKCNSSCMYNGEITPRMLCAGYTEGKVDACQGDSGGPLVCQDESVWRLVGVVSWGTGCAEPNHPGVYTKVAEFLGWIYEMMENY from the exons ATGTCTTTAtttagtgaagctgctgctgaagccctcctcctctcagagccCGGTGGGGCTCGGCGACACGAAGGAGACGTCCTTCTGCAACGTGACAGAGGAGATTTCCATCTCCGACCCCAGAAAAG GATCAGCCCTGAGAACTCCCTCCTGGAGATCCAGCTGGGGAAGCTGCCCACATGGCTGCCGGTGTGCTACGAGAGGTGGAACTCCTCCCTGGGAACGCTGGTCTGCAGACAACTGGGCTATCTGAG ACTGACCAAGCATAAAGGAGTGAATCTCACGGATATCGGGCCAAACTACACTGACGGCTTTATCCAAATCACCTCCGAATACAGGAGCAGTCTGGAGAATCTGTGGCAGCACAG GGGGAGCTGTATCACCGGGAAGGTGATtgctctgcagtgttttg AGTGCGGGACGCGAGCGAAGCTGCCCAGGATAATCGGGGGAGCGGAGGCCACGCTGGGCAGGTGGCCCTGGCAGGTCAGCCTCTACTATAGCAACCGTCACACCTGCGGAGGCTCCATCATCACCAGTCAATGGGTAGTCACAGCTGCCCACTGCGTGCACAA CTACAGGCTGCCCCAGGTGTCCAGCTGGGTGGTCTACGCCGGCATCGTGACCCGCGGCTCCGCTAAGATGGCTCAGCAGACGGGACACGCCGTGGAGAAGATCATCTACAACAAGAACTACAACCACCGGAGCCACGACAGCGACATCGCCCTGATGAAGCTGCGGACGCCGCTGGCTTTCTCAG ATACCATCAGGCCCATCTGCCTGCCTCAGTACGACTCTGATCCTCCAGGAGGCACACAGTGCTGGATTTCTGGGTGGGGATACACACAGCCCGACGGCG TCCATTCGCCCGACACCCTTAAAGAGGCGCCGGTTCCAATCATAAGCGCCAAGAAGTGCAACAGCTCCTGCATGTACAACGGCGAGATCACGCCACGCATGCTGTGCGCCGGATACACGGAGGGCAAGGTGGACGCCTGTCAG GGAGACAGCGGGGGGCCTCTGGTGTGCCAGGATGAGAGCGTGTGGCGGCTGGTCGGGGTGGTCAGCTGGGGGACGGGCTGCGCCGAGCCCAACCATCCGGGGGTTTACACCAAAGTGGCCGAATTTCTGGGCTGGATCTACGAGATGATGGag AATTACTGA